From the genome of Halomonas sp. I5-271120, one region includes:
- the yacG gene encoding DNA gyrase inhibitor YacG: protein MTQEHASRPLEVACPQCRKTVAWVEDNLHRPFCSKRCKLLDLGAWADESHRIAGEPAMDETEIDEMIMRAERGQE from the coding sequence ATGACCCAAGAACACGCTTCTCGCCCTCTAGAAGTGGCCTGCCCACAGTGTCGCAAAACGGTAGCCTGGGTAGAGGACAACCTGCATCGGCCATTCTGCTCAAAGCGTTGCAAGCTGCTCGACTTGGGCGCTTGGGCCGATGAGTCCCATCGCATTGCTGGCGAGCCCGCCATGGATGAGACCGAGATCGATGAGATGATCATGCGCGCCGAGCGCGGCCAGGAATGA
- a CDS encoding bifunctional prephenate dehydrogenase/3-phosphoshikimate 1-carboxyvinyltransferase: MASSRPQSATPSAPDASRLGEPQLLIVGLGLIGGSLAAALKAGGFAGTILACDRDAGEIARGIEMGIIDGGDTELTAVLPGSNLVVLAVPVLAMDAVMGALAAGLHMSDAEVVITDVGSTKAAIRDAAERIFGELPANLVLGHPIAGSEKSGVSASNPTLYRQHKVILTPDERTAPEALSRVRALWQSCGATVLEMSVERHDQVLARTSHLPHLLAFSLVDTLARQDERLEIFRYAAGGFRDFTRIAGSDPVMWRDIFTANRDAVLQALDDFEGGVARLRRAVEEGDGDAMLGILDRASHARQYFDTLLNQTSYQAGYQTMQDNSMRYRVSPGGSVAGRIRVPGDKSVSHRSIMLGALAEGVTEVKGFLEGEDSLATLQAFREMGVAIEGPHQGRVTIHGVGMHGLKAPAGPIYVGNSGTAMRLFAGLLAGQAFDSELTGDASLTKRPMGRVADPLRLMGAKIDTAEGGRPPLKIHGGQPLKGIDYAMPMASAQVKSCLLLAGMYAEGETRVKEPAPTRDHTERMLNGFGYPVEREGDTAWLNGGGSLSAGPIDVPSDISSATFFLVAAAITPGADLTLEHVGINPTRIGVINILKLMGADLELSHQHEVGGEPVADIRVRYAPLKGIDIPVDQVPLAIDEFPALFIAAASAQGKTRLRGAEELRVKESDRIQAMADGLDVLGVENTVVADGIDIVGGDDGSGAPNYGGGHVDSLGDHRIAMAFAVAGLRARDEIVIDDCANVATSFPGFVELARRVGLAVAPESDAASVASEQQEDA; encoded by the coding sequence ATGGCGTCTTCCAGGCCTCAGTCGGCGACGCCGTCCGCCCCGGATGCGAGCAGACTCGGCGAGCCCCAGCTATTGATCGTCGGGCTCGGGCTGATAGGCGGCTCGCTTGCCGCGGCCCTCAAGGCCGGCGGTTTTGCTGGCACTATCCTGGCCTGTGACCGGGATGCCGGCGAAATCGCTCGCGGTATCGAGATGGGCATCATCGATGGCGGCGACACCGAGCTTACCGCCGTGCTGCCGGGCAGTAACCTGGTCGTGCTGGCGGTGCCGGTGCTGGCCATGGATGCGGTGATGGGGGCCTTGGCCGCGGGGCTGCATATGTCCGATGCCGAGGTCGTGATCACCGATGTCGGCAGCACCAAGGCGGCGATTCGCGATGCTGCCGAGCGCATCTTCGGTGAGCTGCCGGCCAACCTGGTGCTGGGGCATCCGATTGCCGGCTCCGAGAAGAGTGGGGTGTCGGCCTCCAACCCCACACTATATCGCCAGCACAAGGTCATCTTGACGCCCGACGAGAGGACGGCCCCCGAGGCGCTGTCTCGGGTGCGTGCCCTGTGGCAATCCTGCGGCGCCACGGTGCTCGAGATGTCGGTTGAGCGCCATGATCAGGTGCTGGCGCGTACCAGTCATCTTCCACATCTGCTGGCTTTCTCGCTGGTGGATACCCTGGCTCGCCAGGATGAGCGGCTGGAGATCTTTCGCTACGCTGCCGGTGGCTTTCGTGATTTCACCCGTATCGCCGGCAGTGATCCGGTGATGTGGCGGGATATCTTTACGGCCAATCGCGACGCAGTGCTGCAGGCGCTCGATGATTTCGAGGGCGGCGTGGCGCGGTTGCGTCGTGCCGTGGAAGAGGGCGACGGCGATGCCATGCTCGGTATCCTCGATCGTGCCAGCCATGCGCGGCAATATTTCGATACGCTGTTAAACCAGACCAGTTATCAGGCGGGTTATCAGACCATGCAAGACAATTCCATGCGTTACCGGGTCAGCCCCGGTGGCAGCGTCGCCGGGCGCATCCGCGTGCCGGGTGACAAGTCGGTGTCGCACCGTTCCATCATGCTCGGCGCGTTGGCCGAGGGCGTAACCGAGGTCAAGGGCTTCCTAGAGGGTGAGGACAGTCTGGCTACCCTCCAGGCCTTTCGCGAGATGGGCGTGGCTATCGAAGGGCCGCACCAGGGGCGGGTGACCATCCATGGCGTTGGCATGCACGGCCTCAAGGCCCCGGCAGGGCCGATTTACGTGGGCAATTCCGGCACGGCCATGCGCCTGTTCGCCGGTCTGCTGGCTGGCCAGGCCTTCGACAGCGAACTGACCGGCGACGCCTCGTTGACCAAACGGCCGATGGGGCGAGTGGCCGACCCGCTGCGCCTAATGGGTGCCAAGATCGATACCGCCGAAGGTGGGCGTCCGCCGCTGAAGATTCATGGCGGCCAGCCGCTCAAGGGCATCGACTATGCCATGCCGATGGCCAGTGCCCAGGTCAAGTCCTGCCTGCTGCTAGCCGGCATGTATGCCGAGGGCGAGACCCGCGTCAAGGAGCCGGCACCGACCCGCGATCACACCGAGCGCATGCTCAATGGCTTCGGGTATCCGGTCGAGCGCGAGGGTGACACTGCCTGGCTCAACGGCGGCGGCTCGCTCAGCGCAGGCCCGATCGATGTGCCTTCCGACATCTCCTCGGCGACCTTCTTTCTTGTCGCCGCGGCGATCACGCCAGGTGCCGATTTAACGCTTGAGCATGTCGGCATCAACCCGACCCGTATCGGGGTGATCAATATTCTCAAGCTGATGGGGGCCGACCTAGAGCTCTCCCACCAGCATGAGGTTGGTGGTGAGCCGGTCGCGGATATCCGCGTGCGCTATGCGCCGCTTAAGGGTATCGATATTCCGGTCGATCAGGTGCCGCTGGCCATCGACGAGTTTCCGGCGCTGTTCATTGCCGCGGCCAGTGCGCAAGGCAAGACTCGCCTGCGCGGGGCGGAAGAGTTGCGCGTCAAGGAATCCGATCGTATCCAGGCCATGGCCGACGGCCTCGATGTGCTCGGCGTCGAGAACACCGTGGTGGCCGATGGTATAGACATCGTCGGCGGTGACGATGGTTCCGGCGCGCCGAATTACGGCGGTGGTCATGTCGACAGTCTCGGTGATCACCGCATTGCCATGGCCTTCGCGGTGGCCGGGCTACGTGCCCGTGATGAGATCGTGATCGATGACTGTGCCAATGTGGCCACCTCCTTCCCCGGCTTCGTTGAGCTGGCGCGCCGTGTCGGCCTGGCCGTTGCCCCTGAGTCCGACGCCGCGTCTGTAGCCAGTGAACAGCAGGAGGATGCATGA
- a CDS encoding histone-like nucleoid-structuring protein, MvaT/MvaU family: protein MSLLNDYMQKEQMLKQLTDELHKMENDNRLKSELEFKEKLEALMKEFGKSAADVIELVDPKAASRAAAGKPESSGGRRKRKLKIYKNPNTGEVVETRGGNQKTLKAWKDEYGNDTVESWLVRVEE from the coding sequence ATGTCCCTGCTCAACGATTACATGCAGAAAGAACAGATGCTCAAGCAGCTCACTGACGAGCTCCACAAGATGGAAAACGACAACCGTTTGAAGTCTGAGCTCGAGTTCAAAGAAAAGCTCGAAGCACTGATGAAAGAGTTCGGTAAAAGCGCCGCCGACGTCATCGAACTCGTCGACCCCAAGGCGGCTTCCCGTGCCGCAGCAGGCAAGCCGGAATCTTCCGGTGGTCGTCGCAAGCGCAAGCTGAAGATTTACAAGAACCCGAATACCGGTGAAGTCGTCGAGACCCGCGGCGGCAACCAGAAGACCCTCAAGGCTTGGAAAGACGAGTACGGCAACGATACCGTCGAGTCCTGGCTGGTTCGCGTGGAAGAGTGA
- the cmk gene encoding (d)CMP kinase has product MSDAETRVLTIDGPGGAGKGTISRLVAEGLGWHLLDSGALYRLTALAAERHDVDLADETSLATLASNLDVVFVPAEGGSRVLLEGDDVSREIRTEQAGDRASQVAALPHVRTALLNRQRDFLKAPGLVADGRDMGTVVFPSAPLKVFLTASAEERAKRRHLQLREAGQDASLPSLLKEIQARDARDMQRSVAPLEPAVDAIELDTTSLTIPEVVERVKDLLAQRGIA; this is encoded by the coding sequence ATGAGCGATGCCGAAACACGGGTGCTGACCATCGATGGCCCCGGTGGAGCCGGCAAGGGCACCATCAGTCGACTGGTCGCCGAGGGGCTGGGCTGGCATCTGCTGGATAGCGGGGCTCTCTATCGTCTGACCGCATTGGCGGCCGAGCGCCATGATGTGGATCTGGCCGACGAGACGTCCCTTGCGACATTGGCTTCCAACCTGGACGTGGTCTTCGTTCCCGCCGAGGGCGGCAGCCGCGTGCTGCTGGAGGGGGATGACGTCAGCCGGGAGATCCGCACCGAGCAGGCCGGCGACCGAGCCTCCCAGGTAGCGGCACTGCCGCACGTTCGCACGGCGTTGCTGAATCGTCAGCGAGACTTTCTCAAGGCTCCGGGCCTGGTGGCCGACGGCCGTGACATGGGGACCGTGGTATTTCCCTCGGCCCCCCTCAAAGTGTTCCTGACCGCCAGCGCCGAGGAGCGAGCCAAGCGTCGCCATCTACAGTTGCGGGAGGCGGGGCAGGATGCTAGTCTACCGAGTCTTTTAAAGGAGATTCAGGCCCGCGATGCGCGAGATATGCAGCGCAGCGTTGCCCCTCTCGAACCGGCAGTCGATGCCATCGAGCTGGACACCACGAGCCTGACAATTCCGGAAGTGGTGGAACGGGTGAAGGATCTGCTTGCCCAACGTGGCATTGCTTGA
- a CDS encoding A24 family peptidase, which produces MLADLPPTLFWPLIIVLGLCLGSFLNVVVTRLPVMLMQGWRAEAREALELEEESPASFNLVTPASQCPACNAPISWHDNIPLLGFLKRRGKCASCKQPISLQYPMIEIAGMALVVAVIAIHGASLQSLFLIGACLALLALAVIDFRTQLLPDIITLPLLWVGLGYQLMFQPLMLTSAVIGAMAGYLSLWSFYWLFKLVTGKEGMGYGDFKLLAALGAWLGWQTLPMVLILSAGVGAIIGILIQIIIPRLRGAPMPFGPFLAMAGWIALLAGAPLQAAYQGLIS; this is translated from the coding sequence TTGCTTGCCGATCTTCCCCCTACCCTGTTCTGGCCGCTGATCATTGTCCTCGGTCTATGCCTGGGCAGCTTCCTGAACGTCGTGGTCACTCGGCTGCCTGTGATGCTGATGCAAGGCTGGCGAGCAGAAGCCCGCGAGGCGCTGGAGCTGGAGGAAGAGTCGCCGGCCAGTTTCAACCTGGTGACCCCAGCCTCGCAGTGTCCGGCCTGTAATGCTCCTATCAGCTGGCACGACAATATCCCTCTGCTCGGCTTTCTGAAGCGGCGGGGAAAATGCGCGAGCTGCAAGCAACCTATCAGCCTGCAATATCCCATGATTGAGATTGCCGGCATGGCGCTGGTCGTCGCCGTCATCGCCATCCACGGCGCGAGCCTTCAGAGCCTCTTTTTGATAGGCGCCTGCCTGGCCTTGCTCGCTCTAGCGGTGATCGACTTTCGCACTCAGCTGCTGCCCGACATCATCACCCTCCCCCTGCTATGGGTCGGGCTTGGCTACCAGTTGATGTTTCAACCACTCATGCTTACCTCGGCAGTCATTGGTGCCATGGCCGGCTATCTTTCGCTATGGAGCTTCTACTGGCTATTCAAGCTCGTCACCGGCAAGGAAGGCATGGGCTATGGCGACTTCAAACTGCTGGCCGCGCTGGGGGCCTGGCTGGGCTGGCAGACCCTGCCCATGGTGCTGATACTATCGGCTGGCGTGGGCGCCATCATTGGTATCCTCATTCAGATTATCATTCCACGACTGCGTGGCGCTCCGATGCCCTTCGGCCCCTTCCTGGCCATGGCTGGCTGGATTGCCCTGCTAGCCGGCGCACCGCTGCAGGCCGCCTATCAGGGCCTGATATCATGA
- the bioA gene encoding adenosylmethionine--8-amino-7-oxononanoate transaminase has protein sequence MSQALWHPYAQMQTQPTALKVIGGDGAYFTLENGEQLLDATCSWWCMIHGYGHPRLVAAIKQQADALCHVMLGGLTHEPADQLSAALVRITPPGLNHVFFSDSGSVGMEVAMKMAVQYQVQRGHPGKHRMLSLMKAYHGDTTGCMAVCDPEEGMHSLFSGFLPRHHFAPAPTAAFDAPREAVEADIKALREVLELHHHEIAGLLMEPLLQAAGGLNMTSPHYVQAARALCDEFGVLLIFDEVATGFGRTGKMFAAEHADVTPDIMVLSKGLTGGYLGHAATLATDAVYSAFLSEDPNHAFMHGPTFMGNPLACRVALESLAVFEEEDYLGKIASLNAILRKELAEDADLKAHPAVEDVRVLGATAVIEVHDAASLKGAQDFARSRGVWLRSFGRWLYTMPAYVTLDEEMRQITTTMKDWFLNASPVST, from the coding sequence ATGAGCCAGGCACTTTGGCACCCCTATGCACAGATGCAGACTCAACCTACCGCCCTAAAGGTAATAGGCGGTGATGGGGCATACTTCACCCTGGAAAATGGCGAACAACTGCTTGATGCCACCTGCTCGTGGTGGTGCATGATTCATGGCTATGGACACCCCAGGCTCGTTGCGGCCATCAAACAGCAAGCCGACGCCCTTTGTCATGTAATGCTCGGTGGACTGACGCATGAACCTGCCGACCAACTATCGGCCGCCCTGGTGCGCATAACACCACCAGGACTCAATCATGTCTTTTTCTCTGATAGTGGCTCGGTCGGAATGGAAGTCGCCATGAAGATGGCCGTGCAATACCAGGTGCAGCGCGGCCACCCAGGCAAGCACCGCATGCTGTCACTGATGAAGGCCTACCATGGCGACACAACGGGCTGCATGGCGGTATGCGACCCCGAGGAAGGCATGCACTCCCTGTTTTCCGGCTTCTTGCCGAGGCACCATTTTGCGCCAGCCCCCACCGCCGCCTTCGACGCTCCGAGAGAAGCCGTAGAAGCCGATATCAAGGCCCTGCGCGAGGTACTCGAGTTGCACCACCATGAGATCGCCGGACTGCTCATGGAGCCTCTACTGCAAGCTGCAGGTGGCCTTAACATGACCTCCCCCCATTACGTTCAGGCGGCAAGGGCATTATGCGACGAGTTCGGCGTACTGTTGATCTTCGACGAGGTGGCTACCGGCTTCGGGCGCACCGGCAAGATGTTTGCCGCCGAACATGCCGACGTTACACCAGACATCATGGTGCTTTCCAAGGGACTAACCGGGGGCTACCTGGGACACGCAGCGACTCTGGCGACAGATGCCGTCTACTCAGCTTTTCTCAGTGAAGACCCCAACCACGCCTTCATGCATGGTCCCACCTTCATGGGCAATCCTCTCGCCTGCCGCGTGGCCCTGGAGAGTCTGGCGGTCTTCGAGGAGGAAGACTATCTGGGCAAAATCGCCTCACTGAACGCGATTCTTCGTAAGGAATTGGCCGAAGATGCCGACCTCAAGGCACACCCTGCCGTTGAGGATGTGCGCGTACTCGGCGCCACCGCGGTGATCGAGGTGCATGACGCGGCAAGCCTCAAAGGCGCCCAGGACTTCGCGCGTAGCCGCGGCGTCTGGCTAAGAAGTTTCGGCCGCTGGCTCTACACCATGCCCGCCTATGTCACCCTCGATGAGGAAATGCGCCAGATCACCACGACCATGAAGGACTGGTTCTTGAATGCTTCGCCAGTCAGCACTTAA
- a CDS encoding DNA replication terminus site-binding protein, whose product MQDDQHKDQAKDLQPLQYRLLAELEAAFDTIINRIETLVQYFREQNRERGVGAWALHHTTPDADWLRAALLDFWYQDGQDGRATRSYVGLIAADQRMLEHVGKVNEAKDDFACILAKIREHAADLIPEIKAILPFRHPALHAHLTGQGLARLHLKQCWRAIPVANAPLSRVRLAWYSSGRSIKKLSVREAEKKLLALDADSPHVRIQLKRLAGIPDSEPLAQVQKQAPLMRANLFFAEPLADGRERRAMNVALPLFIPSTDGRLPDHNQPQPTPQEKRTRAKRSDERLEDTPFLPSIRIYRYR is encoded by the coding sequence ATGCAGGACGACCAACATAAGGATCAGGCGAAAGACCTTCAGCCGCTACAGTACCGCCTGCTGGCTGAGCTGGAAGCGGCCTTCGACACGATCATCAATCGCATCGAAACGTTGGTGCAGTACTTCCGAGAGCAGAACCGTGAAAGAGGCGTCGGCGCCTGGGCGTTGCACCACACTACACCCGACGCCGACTGGCTAAGAGCCGCACTGCTCGACTTCTGGTATCAGGACGGACAGGATGGCCGCGCCACCCGCAGCTATGTCGGGCTGATTGCCGCCGACCAGCGGATGCTCGAGCATGTTGGAAAGGTCAATGAAGCCAAAGACGACTTCGCCTGCATACTGGCAAAGATTCGCGAGCATGCCGCCGACCTTATCCCCGAGATCAAGGCGATACTGCCGTTTCGCCACCCGGCCTTGCATGCACACCTCACCGGCCAGGGTCTCGCCAGACTCCATCTCAAGCAATGCTGGCGCGCCATACCGGTGGCGAATGCCCCCCTCTCCCGCGTGCGACTGGCCTGGTATTCGAGTGGTCGCTCGATCAAGAAACTGAGCGTCCGCGAAGCCGAGAAGAAGTTGCTGGCACTTGACGCCGACTCACCTCATGTTCGTATTCAACTCAAACGCCTAGCCGGAATTCCTGACAGTGAGCCACTGGCCCAGGTCCAGAAGCAGGCTCCCCTGATGCGCGCCAACCTCTTCTTTGCCGAACCACTAGCCGACGGCCGCGAGCGTCGTGCCATGAACGTCGCACTGCCGCTATTCATTCCCAGCACCGATGGTCGGCTGCCTGATCATAATCAGCCCCAGCCCACCCCGCAGGAGAAGCGTACGCGTGCCAAAAGAAGCGACGAACGCCTTGAGGATACCCCCTTTCTACCGAGCATTAGGATCTACCGTTACCGCTAG
- the coaE gene encoding dephospho-CoA kinase (Dephospho-CoA kinase (CoaE) performs the final step in coenzyme A biosynthesis.), producing MSLTIGVTGGVGSGKSTVARAFATHGIDWVDADDVAREVVEPGEPALTDIVDHFGPGVLTADGHLDRRALRSIVFSDEAERRWLESVTHPRIRERLEAHLARMAATDAPYHLLVSPLLFESDQHRLVDRCLVIDIPEALQISRTASRDSVDEEQARAIVAAQMPRQKRLAKADDVIDNSGDTDDLAHQVARLDRLYRRHRETS from the coding sequence ATGAGCCTTACGATCGGCGTTACCGGTGGCGTCGGCTCGGGCAAGTCGACCGTTGCACGGGCCTTCGCGACCCACGGCATCGACTGGGTCGATGCCGATGATGTGGCACGCGAAGTGGTAGAACCGGGCGAGCCCGCCCTTACCGATATCGTGGATCACTTCGGCCCCGGTGTACTAACCGCCGATGGCCACCTGGATCGCCGTGCGCTGCGTAGCATTGTCTTCAGCGATGAAGCCGAGCGGCGATGGCTGGAGTCGGTCACCCATCCGCGAATTCGGGAGCGCCTCGAAGCACACTTGGCGCGCATGGCGGCAACGGACGCCCCCTATCACCTGCTGGTGTCCCCGCTGTTATTCGAGTCTGATCAGCATCGTCTGGTTGACCGCTGCCTGGTGATCGATATTCCCGAAGCCCTGCAAATCAGCCGAACCGCCAGCCGCGACAGCGTTGATGAAGAGCAGGCTCGCGCGATAGTCGCGGCACAGATGCCCAGGCAGAAACGGCTTGCCAAAGCCGATGACGTTATCGACAACAGCGGCGATACCGATGATCTGGCGCACCAGGTTGCAAGACTTGATCGCCTATATCGCCGTCATCGCGAGACCTCTTAA
- the rpsA gene encoding 30S ribosomal protein S1 has protein sequence MSESFADLFEQSLQDINMEPGAIVMATVVDIEGDWITVNAGLKSEGQIPSAQFRDENGELTIGVGDEVKVALEAVEDGFGETRLSREKAKRAEAWKELEAAFEKDEIVKGVINGKVKGGFTVDVASIRAFLPGSLVDVRPVRDTAHLEHKELDFKVIKLDPKRNNVVVSRRAVLEAENSAEREALLATLQEGQQIKGIVKNLTDYGAFVDLGGVDGLLHITDMAWKRIKHPSEIVAVGDEINVKVLKFDRERNRVSLGLKQLGEDPWVNIKGRYPENTKVNARVTNLTDYGCFAELEEGVEGLVHVSEMDWTNKNIHPSKVVQVGDDVEVMVLDIDEERRRISLGIKQCTTNPWEDFSARYNKGDRVAGSIKSITDFGIFIGLEGGIDGLVHLSDISWSETGEEAVRNFKKGDEAEAVILSIDPERERISLGIKQLDSDPVAEYLAVNDKGTVVTGRVVEVDAKEAHVELATDVVAVLKASEISADRVEDARNVLNEGDSVEARIVSVDRKSRVINLSVKAKDQDDTRKNMGRLREQESESTPTTIGDLIKQQMGQD, from the coding sequence ATGAGCGAAAGCTTTGCTGACTTGTTTGAACAGTCTCTCCAAGACATCAACATGGAGCCGGGCGCCATTGTCATGGCGACCGTCGTCGACATTGAAGGTGACTGGATCACCGTCAATGCCGGTCTGAAATCCGAAGGCCAGATCCCGTCCGCGCAGTTCCGCGACGAAAACGGTGAGCTGACCATCGGTGTGGGCGATGAAGTCAAGGTTGCACTTGAAGCCGTGGAAGATGGCTTCGGTGAGACCCGCCTGTCCCGCGAGAAGGCCAAGCGCGCCGAGGCGTGGAAAGAGCTGGAAGCAGCCTTCGAGAAAGATGAGATCGTCAAGGGCGTGATCAACGGTAAGGTCAAGGGCGGCTTCACTGTCGACGTGGCTTCCATCCGTGCCTTCCTGCCGGGCTCCCTGGTAGATGTGCGTCCGGTGCGCGATACCGCTCACCTCGAGCACAAAGAGCTGGACTTCAAGGTCATCAAGCTCGACCCGAAGCGCAACAACGTAGTGGTTTCTCGCCGTGCCGTACTGGAAGCCGAGAACAGCGCCGAGCGTGAAGCGCTGCTGGCCACCCTGCAGGAAGGCCAGCAGATCAAGGGTATCGTCAAGAACCTGACCGACTATGGTGCCTTCGTGGACCTGGGCGGCGTCGATGGCCTGCTGCACATCACCGACATGGCCTGGAAGCGCATCAAGCATCCGTCCGAGATCGTTGCCGTCGGCGACGAGATCAACGTCAAGGTGCTGAAGTTCGACCGCGAGCGTAACCGTGTGTCCCTGGGTCTCAAGCAGCTGGGCGAAGATCCCTGGGTCAACATCAAGGGTCGCTACCCGGAGAACACCAAGGTCAACGCACGCGTTACCAACCTCACCGACTACGGCTGCTTCGCCGAGCTGGAAGAAGGTGTCGAAGGCCTGGTCCACGTGTCCGAAATGGACTGGACCAACAAGAACATTCACCCGTCCAAGGTCGTCCAGGTTGGCGACGATGTCGAGGTGATGGTTCTGGATATCGACGAAGAACGTCGTCGTATTTCTCTGGGCATCAAGCAGTGCACCACTAACCCGTGGGAAGACTTCAGCGCTCGCTACAACAAGGGCGATCGCGTTGCTGGCAGCATCAAGTCCATCACCGACTTCGGCATCTTCATCGGCCTGGAAGGCGGTATCGACGGCCTGGTGCACCTGTCCGACATCTCTTGGTCCGAGACGGGCGAAGAAGCCGTGCGCAACTTCAAGAAGGGCGATGAGGCCGAGGCCGTCATCCTGTCCATCGATCCGGAGCGTGAGCGCATCTCTCTGGGCATCAAGCAGCTGGACAGCGATCCGGTCGCCGAGTACCTCGCCGTCAACGACAAGGGTACCGTTGTTACCGGTCGTGTCGTCGAAGTCGATGCCAAGGAAGCGCATGTTGAGCTGGCAACAGACGTCGTGGCCGTGCTCAAGGCTTCTGAGATCAGCGCCGATCGCGTTGAAGATGCGCGTAACGTCTTGAACGAAGGCGACAGCGTTGAAGCACGCATCGTGAGCGTGGATCGCAAGAGCCGCGTGATCAACTTGTCCGTCAAGGCCAAGGATCAGGACGACACCCGTAAAAACATGGGTCGTCTGCGTGAGCAAGAGTCCGAGTCTACGCCGACCACCATCGGTGATCTGATCAAGCAGCAGATGGGTCAGGACTAA
- a CDS encoding type II secretion system F family protein — MPMARQPKQKKPAKLQRWKWTGKGPGGRRVSGEIVAKEKQEVERQLNSQNILIKSIRRKSSLGSGMSKIKSRDIMIFARQLATMIKAGVPMLQAFSVVAESLKNPTMSALVQELMNDVSAGTSFSDALRKHPKHFDRLFTNMIEAGEQSGSLDHMLEKVASYKEKIETLKGRVKKALYYPVAVISVGIGVTALLLIKVVPQFESLFQGFGAELPAMTRMTIAMSEFAQQYWLWGIGLIVASIMLIRQGMRRSDAFTYRMHALALKIPVIGDILDKSSVSRYSSTLATTFGAGVPLVEALETAAGASGNKVYERAVLQVRDDVSAGQQLHFAMRLTEQFPALAVQMVGIGEEAGSLDAMLNRVAEYYEEEVDNKVDALTSLLEPFIIVVLGVLVGGLVVSMYLPIFELGSVI; from the coding sequence ATGCCCATGGCGCGACAGCCCAAGCAAAAAAAACCAGCAAAGCTGCAACGTTGGAAATGGACAGGCAAAGGCCCCGGCGGGCGGCGGGTCTCAGGAGAGATCGTTGCCAAAGAGAAGCAAGAGGTCGAGCGGCAACTCAATAGCCAGAACATTCTCATCAAGAGCATACGCCGCAAGAGCAGCCTTGGCAGTGGTATGAGCAAGATCAAGTCACGCGATATCATGATCTTCGCCCGCCAGCTGGCGACCATGATCAAGGCGGGCGTGCCCATGCTGCAGGCCTTCTCTGTGGTAGCGGAAAGCCTCAAGAATCCAACCATGAGCGCCCTGGTCCAGGAGCTGATGAACGATGTCTCGGCGGGCACCAGTTTTTCCGACGCGCTGCGCAAGCATCCCAAACACTTCGATCGACTGTTTACCAACATGATCGAAGCAGGTGAACAGTCAGGCTCTCTTGACCATATGCTGGAGAAGGTGGCCAGCTACAAAGAGAAGATCGAAACGCTCAAGGGGCGCGTCAAGAAGGCGCTCTATTACCCCGTCGCCGTCATTTCGGTGGGTATTGGCGTGACTGCACTACTGCTGATCAAGGTGGTCCCCCAGTTCGAGAGCCTGTTTCAGGGCTTTGGTGCTGAGCTCCCGGCAATGACACGCATGACCATCGCCATGTCCGAATTCGCCCAGCAATACTGGCTTTGGGGAATCGGACTGATTGTTGCGAGCATCATGCTGATTCGCCAGGGCATGAGACGATCCGATGCCTTCACCTACCGGATGCATGCCCTGGCGCTAAAGATACCGGTGATCGGCGACATTCTCGACAAGTCATCGGTGTCGCGATACTCAAGCACACTCGCCACCACGTTCGGTGCCGGCGTCCCGCTTGTCGAGGCGCTCGAGACTGCCGCTGGCGCCTCCGGCAACAAGGTATACGAACGTGCCGTACTCCAGGTGCGCGATGATGTCTCAGCCGGGCAGCAGCTGCACTTCGCCATGCGTCTGACGGAACAATTTCCGGCGCTCGCCGTACAGATGGTGGGTATCGGCGAGGAAGCCGGTTCGCTGGATGCGATGCTCAACCGGGTGGCGGAGTACTACGAGGAGGAGGTCGACAACAAGGTCGATGCCCTTACCTCGCTGCTCGAGCCGTTCATTATCGTCGTACTCGGCGTTCTGGTCGGTGGCCTCGTTGTATCAATGTATCTGCCAATCTTCGAGCTAGGCAGCGTTATCTAA